A window of Pirellulales bacterium contains these coding sequences:
- a CDS encoding putative quinol monooxygenase, giving the protein MLYLNIWLSVKDAADVEKVSGLLAEQARLSRAEPGCVRFEVYQSNNDPTRFLLTERWESQAALDTHRTAKAYTTVYHPQVLPLVNREPHPSKLVSG; this is encoded by the coding sequence ATGCTTTATCTCAATATTTGGTTATCGGTGAAAGACGCGGCTGATGTCGAAAAGGTGAGCGGCCTGCTGGCGGAGCAAGCGCGGCTTTCGCGGGCAGAGCCCGGTTGTGTGCGGTTTGAAGTGTATCAATCGAACAATGACCCCACACGGTTTTTACTGACCGAGCGCTGGGAATCGCAAGCGGCCTTAGATACCCACCGGACCGCCAAGGCTTACACCACTGTGTACCATCCGCAAGTGCTGCCGCTGGTGAACCGCGAACCACACCCGTCGAAACTGGTGTCGGGCTAA
- the nadA gene encoding quinolinate synthase NadA — MPASTAQLTPSGLPAQEFKPYRGLSNEELARRINTVRAELGSRLLILGHHYQQDEVIALSDLQGDSYQLSRMAADSHDCRSIAFCGVHFMAETADIVANRPDKLAERGGERVTVVLPDLAAGCSMADMAAIDQVESCWEELGEVIDTADITPVTYINSAANLKAFCGRHGGIVCTSSNAAAVLNWAFQRTKRVLFFPDQHLGRNTAKAMGIPLAEMAVWNPHASMAGAASSLGGNTAAAIENSKVLLWQGHCSVHAMFRPEHVDAFRAKFPGIKILVHPECAMEVVDKSDVSGSTSKIIRTVSEAPPGTKWAIGTELHLVNRLKHEHPEQEIHFLSPVVCMCATMYRIDLAHLCWALENLAAGTPVNIIEVLPETAHYALVALERMLAVK, encoded by the coding sequence ATGCCCGCTAGCACTGCCCAACTTACACCTTCCGGATTGCCAGCTCAGGAGTTCAAGCCGTATCGCGGCTTGTCGAACGAGGAGCTAGCGCGCCGCATCAATACGGTGCGTGCAGAGTTGGGCTCGCGGTTATTGATTCTAGGGCATCACTATCAGCAGGACGAAGTGATCGCGCTGTCGGATTTACAAGGCGACAGCTACCAGCTCAGCCGCATGGCGGCCGACAGCCACGATTGCCGCTCCATTGCTTTTTGCGGCGTCCACTTCATGGCCGAAACCGCCGACATCGTCGCCAACCGGCCCGACAAACTGGCGGAGCGTGGCGGGGAGCGCGTAACCGTAGTGCTACCCGACCTGGCCGCCGGCTGCTCCATGGCCGATATGGCCGCCATCGATCAGGTGGAAAGCTGCTGGGAAGAGCTGGGCGAAGTCATCGACACGGCTGACATCACGCCGGTCACGTACATCAACTCGGCCGCCAACTTGAAAGCGTTTTGCGGCCGGCATGGCGGCATTGTTTGCACGTCGTCCAATGCCGCCGCCGTCTTAAACTGGGCCTTCCAACGCACGAAGCGCGTGCTGTTTTTCCCGGATCAACACCTGGGCCGCAACACTGCCAAGGCCATGGGCATTCCGCTGGCCGAAATGGCCGTGTGGAATCCGCACGCCAGCATGGCGGGCGCCGCTTCGTCGCTCGGTGGCAACACGGCCGCTGCCATCGAAAATTCCAAAGTGCTCCTCTGGCAGGGACATTGCAGCGTACACGCCATGTTCCGGCCCGAGCACGTCGATGCGTTTCGCGCGAAATTTCCCGGCATCAAAATTCTGGTCCATCCGGAATGTGCGATGGAAGTGGTCGATAAAAGCGATGTCAGCGGCAGCACCAGCAAAATTATTCGCACAGTGAGCGAAGCGCCGCCGGGAACCAAGTGGGCCATCGGCACCGAGCTGCATTTAGTGAACCGCTTGAAGCACGAGCATCCGGAACAGGAAATTCATTTTCTTTCGCCCGTGGTCTGCATGTGCGCCACGATGTACCGCATCGACCTGGCGCATCTTTGCTGGGCCTTGGAAAACCTGGCCGCGGGCACGCCGGTGAACATCATCGAAGTGCTGCCCGAAACCGCCCACTACGCTTTGGTGGCGCTGGAACGGATGCTGGCAGTGAAGTGA
- a CDS encoding FliM/FliN family flagellar motor switch protein — translation MADVPNSSEATAEADASAEAAAITHAAAPESATGPVAAAASEMPVATTTPEVNPSDVVQSKSASRAVSPAFPNYTRNLLNVKVPVTVTLAAKKQPLKQILELAPGSLIQFDKSCDQTLELCVGDQCIAKGVAVKVGEKFGLRVNALTSPGERFQTVRPLRER, via the coding sequence ATGGCCGACGTCCCTAATTCTTCCGAAGCAACCGCCGAAGCCGACGCATCTGCCGAGGCGGCTGCCATTACACACGCGGCTGCGCCTGAAAGCGCAACCGGCCCGGTAGCCGCGGCAGCAAGTGAGATGCCGGTCGCCACGACGACACCGGAGGTGAACCCCAGCGATGTTGTGCAATCGAAGAGCGCAAGCCGGGCCGTGTCGCCGGCGTTTCCCAACTACACGCGCAATCTGCTAAATGTAAAAGTGCCGGTTACCGTGACGCTGGCGGCGAAAAAGCAACCGCTGAAGCAAATTTTGGAACTGGCGCCGGGTTCGCTTATTCAGTTTGACAAATCGTGCGATCAAACACTGGAGCTGTGCGTCGGCGATCAGTGCATTGCCAAAGGCGTGGCCGTGAAGGTGGGCGAGAAATTCGGCCTGCGCGTAAATGCACTTACATCGCCGGGCGAACGATTCCAAACGGTTAGACCGCTACGGGAACGCTAA
- a CDS encoding aminodeoxychorismate/anthranilate synthase component II, producing the protein MIVLIDNYDSFTYNLVQRLGEIDAALDLKVFRNDEISTDEIERLAPSHLIISPGPCTPSEAGISCACIERFSGKLPILGVCLGHQSIGQATGGRIVRAKQLMHGKVDRIHHTGRDLFAGLPNPFEATRYHSLVIEPGTLSPEYEMTAWADAPDGGREIMGIRHRRHPTFGLQFHPESFLTPGGYDILRRFLAVRE; encoded by the coding sequence ATGATCGTGCTAATCGACAATTACGATTCGTTCACGTACAACCTGGTGCAGCGGTTGGGAGAGATCGATGCGGCGCTGGATTTGAAAGTGTTTCGCAACGATGAAATTTCGACTGACGAAATCGAGCGGCTGGCCCCTTCGCATTTGATAATTTCCCCCGGGCCATGCACTCCCAGCGAGGCGGGCATTTCGTGCGCGTGCATCGAGCGGTTTTCCGGCAAGCTGCCAATTTTGGGCGTCTGCTTGGGGCATCAATCCATTGGCCAGGCCACCGGCGGACGCATTGTGCGGGCCAAGCAGCTGATGCACGGCAAAGTAGACCGCATTCATCACACGGGGCGCGATTTGTTTGCGGGCCTGCCGAATCCGTTCGAGGCCACGCGCTACCATAGCCTGGTGATTGAGCCAGGCACGCTTTCGCCGGAATACGAAATGACCGCCTGGGCCGACGCTCCCGATGGAGGCCGCGAAATTATGGGCATACGGCACCGGCGGCATCCCACATTCGGCTTGCAGTTTCATCCGGAAAGTTTTTTAACGCCGGGTGGGTACGACATTCTGCGGCGGTTTTTGGCAGTGCGAGAATAA